The Manis javanica isolate MJ-LG chromosome 2, MJ_LKY, whole genome shotgun sequence genome contains a region encoding:
- the LOC140847979 gene encoding uncharacterized protein, whose amino-acid sequence MTSLYLLTLLLTLETPTQGVLRWGILSAFPKPMPVRFNAAVFPRFFTTNASMNLPYLVKDTLVAPLGENRSFVTNGSLCFTTQNLAGCISLKRRKYGWFSDIILEASSLPFMSAKFEGPNKEGSPPYKNMTIHQMVLWINGTFVHSPRNNSTDRPRQPKYASHCVGDYEGELWPWTDCQSTVVTWATERQEFTISPDMEGRPANEAWWPVKVLEGEFRQQLSMNPFHKWMLCGVNGSCTDLSPFSALQGGGIGVKNITFWCENNHMHAHWNMIMTHNNENYTCSAKSGPESPNSLFPPSPVCVYPPFLFILSNSSFDSCSNETCFLSQCWDARNFTNALVVRIPRWVPVPVDAPNTMTLFRERCDFGVTAAIVLLISATAVAATAAGIALDTSIKSATELNNLAASVASAMDQQSTLDGKLKGGIMILNQRIDLVEEQIEVLWQMAQLGCERKYLALCITSIQYENFTRAANLSRDLSQYLSGNWSQDFDGTLEELRREIIHINSTRLDISVAEGLSSWFLRALSHIKEWAGMAGMGVFLLGGLMLLLWLLCRLRNQHKQDKVILAQALMAIDVGASPQVWLNMLKKEAQL is encoded by the coding sequence atgacttcgctatacctcctgaccctgctcctgacactggagaccccgactcagggagtattgagatggggaatcctgtctgcctttcctaagcctatgcctgtccgtttcaatgcagccgttttcccacgctttttcactaccaatgctagtatgaacttgccctacttagttaaagacaccctagtagctcccctgggagaaaaccgatccttcgtaactaatgggtcattatgcttcaccactcagaatctagctggctgtatctccctgaaacggaggaaatacggatggttcagtgacataattctagaggccagtagcctcccctttatgtcagctaaatttgaagggcctaataaggaagggagcccgccctataagaacatgactatccaccagatggttctctggatcaatggcacatttgtacactctcccaggaacaattccaccgacaggcctcgtcaacccaaatatgcctcccattgtgtgggcgactatgagggagagctgtggccctggactgactgtcagtcaactgtagtaacgtgggcaactgagaggcaggagtttaccatctccccagatatggagggacggccagccaatgaggcttggtggccagtaaaggtgctcgaaggcgagtttcgtcagcagctgagcatgaaccccttccataaatggatgctgtgtggagtcaatggctcgtgtaccgacctctcccccttttccgccctccagggtgggggaatcggtgtaaaaaatatcaccttttggtgcgagaataaccacatgcacgcacactggaacatgatcatgacccataacaacgagaactacacgtgttcagcaaaatcaggtccagagtcacctaattccctttttccaccttctccagtatgcgtataccccccatttctgtttatcttatccaatagtagctttgactcctgctccaatgaaacctgctttctgtctcagtgttgggatgcgcgtaactttaccaatgctttggtagtccgcatcccccgttgggtccctgttcccgtagacgcccctaacaccatgactctgtttcgagaaaggtgtgatttcggcgttacagccgccatagtgctcctgatctccgcgaccgcggtcgcagccaccgccgctggtatagctttagacacctccatcaaatcggctacagagctcaataaccttgcagcctcagtagcttctgccatggaccaacagtccacacttgatggcaaactgaaaggaggaataatgatcctcaatcaacgcatagatctcgtggaggaacaaatagaggtgctctggcaaatggcccaattgggatgtgagcggaaatatcttgccctctgcatcactagcattcaatatgaaaattttacacgggcagctaatctgtcacgagacctgtcccagtatctttcaggaaactggtcccaagacttcgatgggacactagaagagctgcggcgagaaattatccacatcaactccacccgtctagatatctccgtagcggaaggactctcttcctggttcctcagagctctctcccacatcaaggagtgggcgggcatggctgggatgggcgtgttcctgcttggaggtctcatgctcttactctggttgttatgcagactccgcaaccaacataagcaggacaaggtgatccttgctcaagccctaatggcaatagacgttggcgcctctccccaagtgtggctcaacatgcttaagaaggaagctcagctttag